The following are from one region of the Streptobacillus ratti genome:
- the truB gene encoding tRNA pseudouridine(55) synthase TruB: MDDFILILNKPRNITSFSYIQKIRREMNIKKIGHAGTLDPMAEGLMIVMANDATKFSNYLMKHSKTYYVEMELGYETNTFDLEGEITNKINHVIDIKLNDIQDVMKKYICKFSQIPPMFSAIKKNGVKLYDLARKGIEIKLEGREVEITNIYDISFFDNVISFRADVSSGTYIRSLVRDIGRDLNTYATMTKLVREKINNFSFDDVNKKITIDEIFDYKKLEVDKALYKELYNGMTKIIELKNINENDKYLKIYFNDVFVGIVEIRQKMGYTYYIKRSKYFKELK, encoded by the coding sequence ATGGACGACTTTATATTAATTTTAAATAAACCTAGAAATATAACATCTTTTTCATATATACAAAAAATTAGAAGAGAAATGAATATAAAAAAGATTGGACATGCTGGTACACTTGATCCTATGGCAGAGGGATTAATGATAGTTATGGCAAATGATGCTACAAAATTTTCAAATTATTTAATGAAACATTCTAAAACTTATTATGTAGAAATGGAACTTGGTTATGAAACTAATACATTTGATTTAGAGGGAGAGATAACTAATAAGATTAATCATGTAATTGATATTAAATTAAATGATATTCAAGATGTTATGAAAAAATATATTTGTAAATTTAGTCAAATTCCACCTATGTTTTCTGCAATTAAAAAAAATGGAGTAAAATTATATGATTTAGCTAGGAAAGGTATTGAAATTAAATTAGAGGGAAGAGAAGTAGAAATAACCAATATTTACGATATTTCCTTTTTTGATAATGTAATTTCCTTTAGAGCTGATGTAAGTAGTGGTACATATATTAGATCGCTTGTTAGAGATATAGGAAGAGATTTAAATACATATGCAACTATGACTAAATTAGTTAGAGAAAAAATAAATAATTTTTCTTTTGATGATGTGAATAAAAAAATTACAATAGATGAAATATTTGACTATAAGAAACTTGAAGTAGATAAAGCTTTATATAAAGAGTTATATAATGGTATGACTAAGATTATTGAATTAAAAAATATAAATGAAAATGATAAATATTTAAAGATATATTTTAATGATGTTTTTGTAGGGATAGTAGAAATTAGACAAAAAATGGGATATACTTATTATATAAAAAGAAGTAAATATTTTAAGGAGTTGAAATAA
- a CDS encoding sensor histidine kinase, with amino-acid sequence MYSNNDLKKLFGIKNRITVTFSFVFVFITIFSTVILFFILNRQHNNVLISQYTAKVNEINSYFSRIEDYTNKYNEKKLKLRFEPIIKDQSIVYPKPFNPGDEDFKYIVHIVAKNNLDMIALNTFDFTINSNNVKKVFNNINSNMLIPKTIALNGDSKIASKFSVVKLTKNIKGAIFEVYILKNVDQHIKTINTLKILFLLSSLLGLILIFLTSREISNRILRPIINIINTSKEISRGDLSRRIPFPEVRDELFDLTNIINEMLDKINLTFDKQSRFISDVSHELRTPISIIKGYAELINRRYIKSFTDEEKESPKNELLIESTDSIVKESENMTKLITSLLFLSRGDEKNIKMLNKVSINSSKILNQIETDYRLVSQNKKVVIDKSETFKFISDENLLLQSLRIIIENGLKYSPENSNVYISSIYDKKNNCGMFVVRDEGYGIKEDEVEKIFDRFYRVDESRNKETGGYGLGLSIFKRILEIQNHHYRIESKVNVGTKITIIINNVSNN; translated from the coding sequence TTGTATTCAAATAATGATTTAAAAAAACTATTTGGAATAAAGAATAGAATTACAGTTACCTTTAGTTTTGTATTTGTTTTTATTACAATATTTTCAACCGTAATCCTATTTTTTATATTAAACAGACAACATAATAATGTTTTAATTTCTCAATACACTGCTAAGGTAAATGAAATAAATTCATATTTTTCAAGAATTGAGGATTATACTAATAAATATAATGAAAAAAAATTAAAATTAAGGTTTGAGCCTATTATTAAAGATCAAAGTATAGTATATCCAAAACCTTTTAATCCGGGTGATGAAGATTTTAAATATATTGTACATATTGTAGCTAAAAATAATTTAGATATGATAGCATTAAATACTTTTGATTTTACTATTAATAGTAATAATGTAAAAAAAGTGTTTAATAATATTAATTCTAATATGCTTATTCCAAAAACTATTGCATTAAATGGTGATTCTAAAATAGCATCAAAATTTTCTGTTGTTAAACTAACTAAGAATATTAAAGGAGCTATATTTGAAGTATATATATTAAAGAATGTTGACCAACACATTAAAACGATCAATACTTTAAAAATATTATTTTTATTAAGTTCTTTATTAGGTTTAATTTTAATATTTTTAACTTCAAGGGAAATTAGTAATAGAATTTTAAGACCAATAATAAATATTATTAATACTTCTAAAGAAATTTCACGTGGAGATTTATCACGTAGAATACCATTTCCTGAAGTTAGAGATGAATTATTTGATTTAACTAATATAATAAATGAAATGTTGGATAAAATAAATCTTACATTTGATAAACAATCGAGATTTATTTCTGATGTCTCACATGAACTTAGGACACCTATTTCAATAATAAAAGGTTATGCTGAGCTTATTAATAGAAGATACATTAAATCATTCACAGATGAGGAAAAAGAAAGTCCTAAAAATGAATTATTGATTGAATCTACAGATTCTATAGTAAAAGAAAGTGAAAACATGACTAAATTAATTACATCTTTACTATTTTTATCACGTGGTGATGAAAAGAATATTAAGATGTTAAATAAAGTGTCTATTAATTCAAGTAAGATTTTAAATCAAATAGAAACAGATTATAGACTAGTTAGTCAAAATAAAAAAGTTGTTATTGATAAAAGTGAAACATTTAAATTTATTTCTGATGAAAATCTATTATTACAATCACTTAGAATAATAATAGAAAATGGATTAAAATATTCTCCGGAAAATTCTAATGTATATATTTCAAGTATATATGATAAAAAAAATAATTGTGGAATGTTTGTAGTTAGAGATGAAGGATATGGAATTAAAGAAGATGAAGTTGAGAAAATATTTGATAGATTTTATAGAGTAGATGAATCACGTAATAAAGAAACTGGAGGTTATGGATTAGGATTATCTATTTTTAAAAGAATATTAGAAATTCAAAATCATCATTATAGAATTGAATCAAAAGTTAATGTTGGTACAAAAATTACAATAATTATAAATAATGTTTCAAATAATTAG
- a CDS encoding response regulator transcription factor, with amino-acid sequence MKEKILIIEDDVKIARIIEVELKFEGFDVQIENDGKEGLLAAKYNHFDLILLDVMLPKMNGFEICKRIREDSDIPIIFLTAKDQITDKVISFDYGADDYITKPFSNEELIARVKALLRRSSMKNKKKEDFIFEDLKISYTAHEVYRGGELIQLSKKEFDLLDYLVLNKGIVLDRDNILEEVWGFDQIGNNNILDLYIKYLRDKIDKPYSRKFIQTKRGIGFVFK; translated from the coding sequence ATGAAGGAAAAGATTTTAATTATAGAAGATGATGTTAAAATTGCTAGGATTATAGAAGTAGAATTGAAATTTGAGGGATTTGATGTACAAATTGAAAATGATGGTAAAGAGGGATTATTAGCTGCTAAATATAATCATTTTGATTTAATATTATTAGATGTAATGTTACCTAAAATGAATGGTTTTGAGATTTGTAAAAGAATTAGAGAAGATTCTGATATACCGATAATATTTTTAACAGCTAAAGATCAAATAACAGATAAAGTTATATCATTTGATTATGGAGCAGATGATTATATAACAAAACCTTTTTCAAATGAAGAATTAATAGCTAGAGTAAAAGCTTTATTAAGACGTTCAAGTATGAAAAATAAAAAGAAAGAAGATTTCATATTTGAAGACTTAAAGATATCATATACAGCTCATGAAGTATATAGAGGTGGAGAATTAATACAATTATCTAAAAAGGAATTTGACCTATTAGACTACCTAGTCTTAAACAAAGGAATAGTTTTAGATAGAGATAATATATTAGAAGAAGTATGGGGATTTGATCAAATTGGAAATAATAATATCTTAGATTTATATATTAAATATCTAAGAGATAAAATTGATAAACCTTATTCAAGAAAATTCATTCAAACAAAAAGAGGTATAGGATTTGTATTCAAATAA
- a CDS encoding peptidase U32 family protein, which yields MIKKAELLAPAGNMEKLKAAFHFGADAVYIGGRGFNLRGMSANFTDKQLIEAVKYAHSLGKKVYVTLNIFAHNQEVNYIPKFIKFLEKANVDAVIVGDLGIIQQVREHAPNLEVHVSTQANATNWMTVKAYRDMGATRVILAREMSLHEIKQIKEKVPDIELEVFIHGAMCMAVSGRCLLSNYFTSRDANRGICAQDCRWNYKVIAEGHEETGAHDIIEDEGGTFIFNAKDLCTIEFIDKILEAGVDSLKIEGRMKSIYYNSTVTKQYREAIDLYYSGNYKYNPKWLYELQTISHRLYSSGFFFGSTNEFDQNYNTSSSYSQTYQLVANVLEKVDTNKYKIQIRNRIIASEVELELIRPNQDPVKFRLDGFLNVKTEEFEEIVHPNTIAIIETDIEMGELDLIRVKLPEGISDSDMDISHTEQTNDGFVPKQCSCGKNK from the coding sequence ATGATAAAAAAAGCAGAGCTACTTGCACCTGCTGGTAACATGGAGAAATTAAAAGCTGCTTTTCATTTTGGAGCAGATGCTGTATATATAGGTGGGAGAGGATTTAATTTAAGAGGAATGAGTGCTAATTTTACTGATAAGCAATTAATAGAAGCTGTTAAATATGCTCATTCTTTAGGAAAGAAAGTTTATGTAACATTAAATATTTTTGCACATAATCAAGAAGTAAATTATATTCCTAAATTTATTAAATTTTTAGAAAAAGCAAATGTAGATGCTGTAATAGTTGGAGATTTAGGAATAATACAGCAAGTTAGAGAACATGCCCCTAATTTAGAAGTACATGTAAGTACACAAGCTAATGCAACAAACTGGATGACAGTTAAGGCTTATAGAGATATGGGAGCAACTAGAGTAATTCTAGCAAGAGAGATGTCTTTACATGAAATTAAACAAATAAAAGAAAAAGTACCAGATATTGAACTTGAAGTGTTCATTCATGGTGCTATGTGTATGGCTGTATCTGGAAGATGTTTATTAAGTAATTATTTTACATCAAGAGATGCAAATAGAGGTATTTGTGCACAAGATTGTAGATGGAATTATAAGGTAATTGCAGAGGGACATGAAGAAACAGGAGCCCATGATATAATAGAAGATGAGGGTGGTACTTTTATATTCAATGCAAAAGATTTATGTACCATAGAATTTATAGATAAAATTTTAGAAGCTGGTGTAGATTCTTTAAAAATAGAGGGAAGAATGAAGTCTATTTACTATAATTCAACAGTTACTAAACAATATAGAGAAGCAATTGATTTATATTACTCAGGAAACTATAAATACAATCCAAAATGGTTATATGAATTACAAACAATAAGTCATAGATTATATTCATCTGGATTTTTCTTTGGTTCTACAAATGAATTTGATCAAAACTATAATACTAGTTCGTCTTATTCACAGACTTATCAATTAGTTGCAAATGTATTAGAAAAGGTTGATACAAATAAATATAAAATACAAATTAGAAATAGAATTATAGCATCTGAGGTTGAACTTGAATTAATAAGACCTAATCAAGACCCTGTTAAATTTAGACTAGATGGTTTTTTAAATGTAAAAACAGAAGAATTTGAAGAAATAGTACATCCAAATACTATTGCAATTATTGAAACTGACATTGAAATGGGAGAACTTGATTTAATTAGAGTTAAATTACCAGAGGGTATATCAGACTCAGATATGGATATTTCACATACTGAACAGACAAATGATGGATTTGTTCCTAAACAATGTTCTTGTGGTAAGAATAAATAA
- the dnaB gene encoding replicative DNA helicase, whose amino-acid sequence MEKVENTLHNTHFEQSILGSILIDPNLLSEITPLLKPDDFYSITNKLVYEAMLKYVDEKDNLDLDVYVLSEILKTQNKLEKVGGLDYLLSLVESAYSSANALIYLETILEYSKKRKLSNLAKNINEQLYKNHESKIILENSQLEISKLYNDTTNTGVIRIDTLAYKEFDRIKTLKENPLLETTVKTKYKRYDEITKGLHPSNLIILAARPSVGKTTLSLNIGLNVAESGKKVLIFSLEMGEDELLKKLISIVGNIELEKIKDVNFINNTEIMQNYSQALDKLAKMKILIDAGATPTISNIKNTCRNIQREGEDIGLIIIDYLQLIQGNSRAGSREQEISEISRGLKLLAKELNVPILALSQLSRKVDSREDKRPILSDLRESGSIEQDADQVLFIFNPEYHQARKNNIADMQKNVFPIELLLAKHRNGQTGSMVLLFEKAKQKFLNPTAEFEHEYYTRQTEEE is encoded by the coding sequence ATGGAAAAAGTAGAAAATACATTACATAATACACATTTTGAACAATCGATTTTAGGTTCTATTTTAATTGACCCTAATTTATTAAGTGAAATTACACCTTTATTAAAGCCTGATGATTTTTATTCAATAACTAATAAATTAGTTTATGAAGCAATGTTAAAATATGTTGATGAAAAAGATAATTTAGATTTAGATGTTTATGTTTTAAGTGAAATACTTAAAACACAAAATAAACTTGAAAAAGTTGGTGGGTTAGATTATTTACTTAGTTTAGTTGAATCTGCATATTCTTCTGCTAATGCTTTGATTTATTTAGAAACTATACTTGAATACTCTAAAAAAAGAAAATTGTCAAATTTGGCTAAAAATATTAATGAACAATTATATAAAAATCATGAATCAAAAATTATACTTGAAAATTCTCAACTTGAAATAAGTAAACTATATAATGATACAACTAATACTGGAGTTATTAGAATAGATACACTAGCTTATAAAGAATTTGATAGAATAAAAACTTTAAAAGAAAATCCATTGCTAGAAACAACAGTTAAAACAAAGTATAAAAGATATGATGAAATAACAAAAGGGTTACACCCAAGTAATTTAATTATTCTTGCAGCAAGACCATCAGTTGGTAAAACAACTTTATCTTTAAATATTGGTTTAAATGTTGCTGAAAGTGGTAAGAAAGTATTAATTTTCAGTTTAGAAATGGGTGAAGATGAACTATTAAAGAAATTAATTTCTATTGTAGGAAATATAGAATTAGAAAAAATTAAAGATGTTAATTTTATAAACAATACTGAAATTATGCAAAATTATAGTCAAGCATTGGATAAATTAGCAAAAATGAAGATATTAATTGATGCGGGTGCTACTCCAACTATTTCTAATATTAAAAATACTTGTAGAAATATACAAAGAGAAGGCGAAGATATTGGACTTATAATCATTGATTATCTTCAATTAATACAAGGAAATTCAAGAGCTGGTAGTAGGGAACAAGAAATATCTGAGATATCAAGAGGTTTAAAATTACTTGCTAAGGAATTAAACGTTCCTATACTTGCTTTATCTCAATTATCAAGAAAAGTTGATTCACGTGAAGATAAAAGACCTATTTTATCTGATTTAAGAGAATCTGGATCTATTGAACAAGATGCAGACCAAGTGTTATTTATTTTTAATCCAGAATATCATCAAGCAAGAAAAAATAATATAGCTGATATGCAGAAAAATGTATTTCCTATTGAATTATTGCTTGCAAAACATAGAAATGGACAGACTGGAAGTATGGTTTTATTATTTGAGAAAGCTAAACAAAAATTCTTAAATCCTACTGCTGAGTTTGAACATGAATACTACACAAGACAAACTGAAGAAGAATAA
- the rplI gene encoding 50S ribosomal protein L9, with translation MKVKVILKENIKSVGKKDEIIEVKDGYANNFLFAQNKAVPATPENINKLESKKNKISKNIEREVKHANEIKEILEKNTIVLKVKLGKDGKIFGSLGAKEIEEAVREQLKVEIDKKKMGNDARLKSLGLHNVEIKLYADIKTILKVNVTGL, from the coding sequence ATGAAAGTAAAAGTAATTTTAAAAGAAAATATAAAAAGTGTAGGTAAAAAAGATGAAATAATTGAAGTAAAAGATGGATATGCAAATAATTTTTTATTTGCTCAAAATAAAGCTGTTCCTGCAACACCTGAAAATATAAATAAATTAGAAAGTAAGAAAAATAAAATTTCTAAAAATATAGAAAGAGAAGTAAAACATGCAAATGAAATAAAAGAAATTTTAGAAAAAAATACTATAGTATTAAAAGTTAAACTTGGAAAAGATGGTAAAATTTTTGGTTCTTTAGGAGCTAAAGAAATAGAAGAAGCTGTTAGAGAGCAACTTAAAGTAGAAATAGATAAAAAGAAAATGGGAAATGATGCTAGATTAAAATCACTTGGATTACATAATGTTGAAATTAAGCTTTATGCAGATATAAAAACAATTTTAAAAGTTAATGTAACAGGTCTATAG